One stretch of Punica granatum isolate Tunisia-2019 chromosome 5, ASM765513v2, whole genome shotgun sequence DNA includes these proteins:
- the LOC116207598 gene encoding CLK4-associating serine/arginine rich protein, with translation MWHEARKSERKVHDLMDAARKRAQRRAVFLAKRRGDPQQSIQVIGSRCRMYRDDGLYQATQDQQGLIPWNGKEDILIDRFDGRALLDFIREPRHGRAKEKSEEEEELEEFVNFERYRDLIKHRRRGFSDAEGLQYVHQEMEAKVTALLAPDRSQQQQTPANKGSYSQVGFSYDGDAKEENAYSDGDDEDNDDDEEDEEDDFNSCDSNDEGMDSIAKEFGVKRYGWLVHMDKKAKEEEKRQKEVIKGDPSIRKLSRKERRKASQIEREREREAARMSGARALHHDPYREHRRSPTYEAYPRSRRLRSRSRSYSPPHSRRHSRGGHVDDSHRSKPRSPKIEYITEFGGCGNSEGPKFEGLSPPSSPPIHQADALSRPSSSVHILEALHVDPASGLSLDKDKSSKLPKPSASTSSALAKLTRATSSTGPLKQQGEKKETPQERLKRIMSKQLNKQIKKDSAVEMAKKREHERQRLEKLAETKRVSRYRYRSRSRSYSRSPPRRYRRSRSRSRSRSLSRSRSRSTRRRYSRSHSRSRSRSWSRSSSGPRIRSRSRSHSLSRSPRVRSRSRY, from the exons ATGTGGCACGAAGCGAGGAAATCGGAGAGAAAGGTGCACGACTTGATGGACGCCGCCCGGAAGAGGGCCCAGCGGAGGGCCGTCTTTCTGGCCAAACGGCGTGGCGACCCTCAGCAGTCGATTCAGGTGATCGGCTCCCGTTGCCGGATGTACCGCGACGACGGCCTGTACCAGGCCACCCAGGACCAGCAAGGCCT GATACCTTGGAATGGGAAAGAGGATATATTGATCGACAG ATTTGACGGGCGTGCCCTGCTGGACTTCATTCGAGAGCCTCGGCATGGTCGTGCAAAGGAGAAGtctgaggaagaagaggaattAGAAGAGTTTGTTAATTTTGAGCGATACCGGGATTTAATTAAGCATCGACGTAGAGGAT TTTCCGATGCggagggtttgcaatatgttCACCAAGAAATGGAGGCAAAAGTTACTGCATTATTGGCCCCTGACAG ATCTCAGCAGCAGCAGACTCCTGCAAACAAGGGTTCATATTCACAAGTGGGGTTTTCTTATGATGGTGATGCCAAAGAGGAGAATGCCTATTCAGATGGGGATGATGAGgacaatgatgatgatgaagaggatgaggaagatgatTTTAACAGTTGCGATAGTAATGATGAGGGTATGGATTCAATAGCCAAAGAATTTGGGGTGAAAAGGTATGGTTGGCTTGTGCACATGGATAAAAAAGcgaaagaggaagagaagaggCAGAAAGAAGTGATCAAAGGAGATCCTTCAATT CGAAAGCTTAGTCgaaaagagagaaggaagGCTTCTCAAATAgaaagggagagggagagagaggctGCAAGAATGTCAGGAGCCAGGGCTCTTCATCATGACCCTTACAG GGAGCATAGGCGGAGTCCAACTTACGAAGCCTATCCTCGCTCCAGAAG GTTGAGATCACGGTCACGTTCCTATTCACCTCCACACTCAAGGCGCCACAGTCGCGGAGGGCATGTTGATGACAGTCATAGAAGCAAGCCAAGGAGTCCTAAGATAGAGTATATTACAGAATTTGGAGGCTGTGGCAATTCAGAGGGGCCAAAGTTTGAAGGACTTTCTCCGCCTTCATCTCCCCCTATACATCAGGCTGATGCTTTGAGCCG GCCTTCATCATCGGTTCACATACTTGAAGCGCTTCATGTTGATCCTGCATCTGGACTTTCCCTTGACAAGGATAAGAGCAGTAAACTGCCCAAACCATCAGCAAG CACCTCTTCGGCTTTGGCAAAGTTGACCAGGGCTACAAGCTCAACAGGGCCTTTGAAGCAACaaggagagaaaaaagaaactccTCAAGAACGACTTAAAAGGATAATGAGCAAGCAGCTGAATAAACAAA TTAAAAAAGATTCTGCTGTTGAAATGGCTAAGAAACGGGAGCACGAGCGACAGAGGCTGGAAAAACTTGCAGAGACCAAACGAGTGAGTCGTTACAGGTATAGGAGCCGCAGCAGGAGCTACAGTCGCTCTCCTCCAAG GAGGTACCGAAGGAGCAGAAGCCGGAGCAGAAGTAGAAGCCTGAGCAGGAGCAGGAGCAGAAGCACTCGAAGACGCTATTCCCGATCCCACTCTCGTTCTCGATCACGTTCTTGGTCCCGATCATCTTCGGGTCCTCGCATACGCTCTCGATCTCGCTCTCATTCTCTGTCTAGATCACcgag GGTAAGGAGCCGTTCAAGGTACTGA